A portion of the Haemophilus influenzae genome contains these proteins:
- the miaB gene encoding tRNA (N6-isopentenyl adenosine(37)-C2)-methylthiotransferase MiaB yields the protein MTQKLHIKTWGCQMNEYDSSKMADLLLSTHGLELTEAPEEADVLLLNTCSIREKAQEKVFHQLGRWKELKKNNPNLVIGVGGCVASQEGEHIRHRAPYVDIIFGPQTLHRLPEMINQIRGGKSSVVDVSFPEIEKFDRLPEPRAEGPTAFVSIMEGCNKYCTFCVVPYTRGEEVSRPVDDVLFEIAQLAEQGVREVNLLGQNVNAYRGPTHDGQICSFAELLRLVASIDGIDRLRFTTSHPIEFTDDIIDVYRDTPELVSFLHLPVQAGSDRVLTMMKRAHTALEYKSIIRKLRAVRPDIQISSDFIVGFPGETAEDFEQTMNLIAQVNFDMSFSFVYSARPGTPAADMPDDVTEDEKKQRLYVLQERINQQAAQFSRRMLGTEQRVLVEGPSKKDIMELTGRTETNRIVNFQGSPEMIGKFVDVKITDVYTNSLRGEVVRTEDEMGLRIAQSPQEVMNRTRKEDELGVGRYHG from the coding sequence ATGACTCAAAAATTACATATTAAAACTTGGGGCTGCCAGATGAATGAATATGATTCATCTAAAATGGCTGATCTTTTATTAAGCACCCACGGATTAGAACTCACGGAAGCACCTGAAGAAGCAGACGTATTATTATTAAATACCTGTTCTATTCGTGAAAAAGCACAAGAAAAAGTGTTCCACCAACTTGGGCGTTGGAAAGAATTAAAGAAAAATAATCCAAATTTAGTGATTGGTGTGGGCGGCTGTGTAGCCTCTCAAGAAGGGGAACATATTCGCCATCGTGCGCCTTATGTGGATATTATTTTTGGCCCGCAAACTTTGCATCGCTTGCCTGAAATGATTAATCAAATTCGTGGCGGTAAAAGCTCTGTGGTTGATGTGAGCTTTCCTGAAATTGAGAAATTTGACCGCTTACCTGAACCTCGTGCAGAAGGCCCAACGGCATTTGTTTCCATTATGGAAGGCTGTAATAAATACTGTACTTTTTGTGTTGTGCCTTATACTCGTGGAGAAGAAGTCAGCCGTCCTGTGGATGACGTGCTATTTGAAATTGCGCAACTTGCGGAACAAGGTGTGCGTGAGGTCAATCTACTAGGTCAAAATGTAAATGCTTATCGTGGACCAACGCATGATGGTCAAATTTGTAGCTTTGCTGAGTTGCTTCGTCTCGTGGCTTCTATCGATGGTATTGACCGTTTACGTTTCACAACCAGTCATCCAATAGAATTTACCGATGATATTATTGATGTATATCGTGATACGCCTGAATTGGTGAGTTTCCTACATCTTCCAGTGCAAGCAGGTTCTGACCGTGTATTAACTATGATGAAACGTGCTCATACCGCATTAGAATATAAATCCATTATTCGTAAACTTCGTGCAGTGCGCCCAGATATTCAAATCAGCTCAGACTTTATTGTTGGTTTCCCAGGTGAAACGGCGGAAGATTTTGAGCAAACTATGAATTTGATTGCACAAGTAAACTTTGATATGAGCTTCAGTTTTGTTTATTCCGCCCGACCAGGTACGCCAGCAGCAGATATGCCAGATGATGTGACGGAAGATGAAAAGAAACAGCGTCTTTATGTGCTACAAGAGCGTATTAATCAACAAGCGGCACAATTTAGCCGTCGTATGCTTGGCACAGAGCAGCGCGTGTTAGTTGAAGGTCCATCGAAGAAAGATATTATGGAATTGACGGGACGCACTGAAACAAATCGTATTGTTAATTTCCAAGGTTCTCCAGAAATGATCGGTAAGTTTGTGGATGTGAAAATCACTGATGTTTATACTAATTCGTTACGTGGCGAAGTGGTGCGTACTGAAGATGAAATGGGATTACGTATTGCGCAATCTCCACAAGAAGTGATGAATCGCACACGTAAAGAAGATGAATTAGGTGTAGGGCGTTACCACGGCTAA
- a CDS encoding anion permease, with amino-acid sequence MALSKNTKLVILMAIPLITFLLPAPDGLSLIAWRLLGVYIATIVGLVLKPYGEPVILLAAIAVSGVIIGNTEGAKELVKVGNMLDGYKSGTTWLIFTAFTLSSAFVITGLGKRIAYHMIGAMGSTTLRLGYVTMFLDLLLSPATPSNTARSGGIIFPIINSVVVALGSDPEKSPKKAGRYLMMNVYMVVKTTSYIFLTAMAPNALALSLMAPILGFETTWIKWFLAASVPGLLCLFLIPLICYWVSPPELKKVDNKAIAKKGLEELGPMSFREKALSVLFVIALFGWIFSNSLHINATIVAIIVMVLCIVLSIVTWDDILKSKGAWNTLVWYGGIIGMSGLLEKSGFFKWLANTLSTILQFEGHGMMALIVILTLSVSVRYLFASGGAYVAAMVPVFATVGHVTGAPTELLALGLVFANSYGGSVTHYGGGPGPIAFGAGYNDIKSWWITGAIIAFGSLIIHLTIGMAWWKLLMSLGWL; translated from the coding sequence ATGGCATTATCCAAAAATACAAAACTGGTGATTTTAATGGCTATCCCATTGATCACTTTCTTACTACCTGCTCCTGATGGGCTTTCTTTGATTGCTTGGCGATTACTTGGTGTTTATATCGCCACTATCGTTGGGCTTGTGCTTAAACCTTATGGCGAGCCCGTTATCTTATTGGCTGCAATTGCGGTTTCTGGCGTTATCATCGGTAATACTGAAGGGGCGAAAGAATTGGTTAAAGTCGGCAATATGTTGGATGGTTATAAATCTGGCACAACATGGCTTATTTTTACCGCATTCACTTTGAGTTCAGCATTTGTAATCACAGGTCTAGGTAAACGTATCGCCTATCATATGATCGGCGCAATGGGTAGCACAACCCTACGCTTAGGCTATGTTACCATGTTCTTAGATCTTTTACTCTCGCCAGCAACGCCCTCTAACACCGCGCGTTCAGGTGGGATTATCTTTCCAATCATTAATAGCGTAGTGGTTGCTCTTGGTTCAGATCCAGAAAAAAGCCCGAAAAAAGCAGGGCGTTATTTGATGATGAACGTATATATGGTGGTTAAAACTACCTCTTATATTTTCTTAACCGCAATGGCTCCTAATGCCTTAGCTCTTTCATTAATGGCACCAATTCTTGGTTTTGAAACCACTTGGATCAAATGGTTCTTAGCTGCATCTGTACCCGGCTTACTCTGCTTATTCTTAATTCCGTTAATTTGTTATTGGGTATCTCCACCAGAATTGAAAAAAGTGGATAATAAAGCCATTGCGAAAAAAGGCTTAGAAGAATTAGGTCCAATGTCTTTTCGTGAAAAAGCACTCAGCGTGTTATTCGTAATTGCATTATTCGGCTGGATTTTCTCTAATTCACTTCATATCAATGCTACCATTGTTGCAATCATTGTAATGGTGCTTTGTATTGTATTAAGTATTGTGACCTGGGACGATATCCTAAAAAGCAAAGGCGCATGGAATACCCTAGTATGGTATGGTGGTATCATCGGTATGTCTGGCTTGCTTGAAAAATCTGGCTTTTTCAAATGGTTAGCAAACACCTTAAGTACCATACTTCAGTTTGAGGGACATGGTATGATGGCGTTAATAGTGATTCTTACCTTAAGTGTCTCTGTACGTTATTTATTCGCATCAGGCGGTGCATATGTAGCTGCAATGGTACCCGTATTTGCAACAGTCGGACATGTAACAGGCGCTCCTACTGAATTGCTTGCTCTAGGCTTAGTCTTTGCTAATTCTTATGGTGGTTCAGTAACTCACTACGGAGGCGGACCAGGTCCAATTGCATTCGGTGCAGGTTATAATGATATAAAATCTTGGTGGATTACTGGCGCGATCATTGCTTTTGGTAGTTTAATTATCCATCTAACTATCGGTATGGCATGGTGGAAATTATTAATGAGTTTAGGCTGGTTATAA